A section of the Kribbella sp. HUAS MG21 genome encodes:
- a CDS encoding aminoglycoside phosphotransferase family protein, producing the protein MIPEAFARATVEREGAAGQAWLDELPGIVEDLLDRWSLERDGDVLHGQVGVVVPVAGDPVLDAVLKVSFPHPGNDYEPHAFDVWGGRGAVKLYERDDARYAMLLERVHPSTLVEYGRAGVAIAGELHRQLTVPAPAGLPRLSEQADTWAEELRKDAAELDHPLPDAVVQAALAVVDELGRQQPETMVHGDFHPRNILRADREPWLAVDPKGYVGDPAYDAAIFLRTRAYLLFFAEAVAANDLLRQLRTELAQFAEASGLDAERIQRWTQLIAVQAAFWGRRHGFGRARSGNHLDQAVALIDEIAVSLS; encoded by the coding sequence GTGATCCCCGAAGCGTTCGCCCGCGCGACCGTCGAGCGGGAAGGTGCCGCGGGTCAGGCGTGGCTCGACGAGCTTCCCGGGATCGTCGAGGACCTTCTCGATCGCTGGAGCCTGGAGCGCGACGGCGACGTACTCCACGGCCAGGTCGGCGTCGTGGTGCCGGTTGCCGGCGACCCCGTACTGGACGCCGTCCTGAAAGTGTCGTTCCCGCATCCGGGCAACGACTACGAGCCACACGCCTTCGATGTCTGGGGCGGCCGGGGCGCGGTGAAGCTGTACGAGCGCGACGACGCCCGGTACGCGATGCTGCTGGAGCGGGTGCATCCGTCGACGCTCGTCGAGTACGGCCGGGCCGGCGTCGCGATCGCCGGCGAACTGCACCGGCAGCTGACCGTTCCGGCGCCGGCCGGTCTCCCGCGGCTGTCGGAGCAGGCCGACACCTGGGCCGAGGAGCTTCGGAAGGACGCGGCCGAACTCGACCACCCGCTACCGGACGCGGTGGTGCAGGCCGCGCTCGCAGTCGTCGACGAGCTCGGTCGGCAGCAGCCGGAGACCATGGTCCACGGCGACTTCCATCCCCGGAACATCCTCCGCGCCGACCGCGAACCGTGGCTGGCCGTGGATCCCAAGGGCTACGTCGGCGACCCGGCGTACGACGCCGCGATCTTCCTCCGCACCCGGGCCTACCTCCTGTTCTTCGCCGAGGCAGTCGCCGCGAACGACCTGCTGCGGCAGCTGCGAACCGAGTTGGCGCAGTTCGCGGAGGCGTCCGGTCTCGACGCCGAGCGGATTCAGCGGTGGACCCAGCTGATCGCGGTGCAGGCCGCGTTCTGGGGTCGCCGCCACGGCTTCGGCCGGGCGCGGAGCGGCAACCACCTGGACCAGGCCGTCGCTTTGATCGACGAGATCGCGGTCAGCCTGAGCTGA
- a CDS encoding Gfo/Idh/MocA family oxidoreductase, with product MSTSTRKPSASLRVGIVGGGFMGQVHGRAALVAGATVVGAVGSSPERAEAAAQATGAERGFADLDELLAADIDVVHVCTPNNTHLDVTLKALEAGKHVVCEKPLATSVRDATGLQTAALEAELVGTVPFVYRYHPMVRELRTRIAAGDAGVITSLHGSYLQDWLAGADDQNWRVDDTTGGPSRTFADIGSHWCDLTEFVTGDRIAAISAQLRTVRAQRGGVDVRTEDLATAQFRTEAGVVGTIVVSQVAAGRKNRLYLEVSGTESSFGFDQEDPDRLWVGHRAGSQLLTRDPETLSPPAARVNRLPAGHAQGYQDAFDSFVADSYAAVRGDLPDGLPDFAAGARSARVVDAVLRSAANDSAWTAVDHAAEN from the coding sequence GTGTCCACCAGTACGCGAAAGCCCAGTGCAAGTCTCAGGGTCGGGATCGTCGGCGGCGGCTTCATGGGACAGGTCCACGGCCGCGCCGCGTTGGTGGCCGGGGCGACGGTGGTCGGAGCCGTCGGCTCGTCGCCCGAGCGCGCGGAGGCCGCGGCGCAGGCGACCGGCGCCGAGCGCGGGTTCGCCGACCTGGACGAGCTGCTGGCCGCCGACATCGATGTGGTCCACGTCTGTACGCCGAACAACACGCACCTGGACGTGACGCTCAAGGCGCTCGAGGCCGGCAAGCACGTCGTCTGCGAGAAGCCGCTCGCCACCTCGGTGCGGGACGCGACCGGCCTGCAGACCGCGGCGCTGGAGGCGGAGCTGGTCGGCACCGTGCCGTTCGTGTACCGCTACCACCCGATGGTCCGCGAGCTGCGGACCCGGATCGCCGCTGGCGACGCCGGCGTCATCACCAGCCTGCACGGTTCGTACCTGCAGGACTGGCTGGCCGGGGCGGACGACCAGAACTGGCGCGTGGACGACACCACCGGCGGACCGTCGCGGACGTTCGCCGACATCGGGTCGCACTGGTGCGACCTGACCGAATTCGTCACCGGCGACCGGATCGCCGCGATCAGCGCGCAGCTGCGGACCGTGCGGGCGCAGCGCGGCGGTGTCGACGTACGCACCGAGGACCTGGCCACCGCGCAGTTCCGGACCGAGGCCGGGGTGGTCGGGACGATCGTGGTCAGCCAGGTCGCCGCGGGCCGGAAGAACCGGCTGTACCTGGAGGTGTCCGGCACGGAGTCGAGCTTCGGCTTCGACCAGGAGGACCCGGACCGCCTGTGGGTCGGTCACCGCGCCGGGTCGCAGCTGCTGACGCGCGACCCCGAGACGCTCAGCCCGCCGGCCGCGCGGGTCAACCGGCTGCCGGCCGGGCACGCGCAGGGGTACCAGGACGCGTTCGACTCGTTCGTCGCCGACAGTTACGCCGCCGTCCGCGGGGACCTCCCGGACGGCCTTCCCGATTTCGCCGCCGGAGCGCGGTCCGCTCGCGTGGTCGACGCCGTACTGCGCTCGGCCGCGAACGACAGCGCCTGGACCGCCGTAGACCACGCCGCCGAGAACTAG
- a CDS encoding ROK family transcriptional regulator — protein sequence MSDLGTTDPVLRLLRDGRPRTRAELIELSGLARSTVTGRIEALLAEGLVVPSGEAASTGGRPPARFRFNPTSRLVLAADVGATHLSVALTDLTGTILDRSTTQLPIAEGPEVVLAAVAAAGRALLDAAERPVEDLAGTGVGLPGPVEHSTGRPNHPPIMPGWDSYDVVGRLSRELPGTVLVDNDVNIMALGEHATAYPDVEHLLFVKVATGIGAGVISGGRLHRGARGAAGDIGHIQAPGHTELCRCGNTGCLEAVASAAALASRLGVRTSGDIVELVRSGNAEAIAAIRQAGREIGTVLAAAVSLLNPSVIVVGGSLSQAGDSLLAGLRETIYARSLPLATTDLRVVPSRTGRDAALLGAATLVLNHTLSSG from the coding sequence ATGAGCGATCTCGGTACGACGGATCCCGTACTGCGCCTGCTCCGCGACGGCAGGCCGCGGACGCGCGCGGAGCTGATCGAGCTCAGCGGACTCGCGCGCTCCACGGTGACCGGACGGATCGAGGCGTTGCTGGCCGAAGGACTCGTCGTGCCGTCGGGCGAGGCGGCCTCGACCGGCGGACGGCCGCCGGCGCGATTCCGGTTCAACCCGACGTCGCGGCTCGTACTCGCCGCGGACGTCGGCGCGACCCATCTGTCGGTCGCGCTCACCGACCTGACCGGCACGATCCTGGATCGCTCGACGACACAGCTGCCGATCGCCGAAGGACCCGAGGTGGTGCTCGCCGCGGTCGCAGCGGCGGGGCGGGCGCTGCTCGACGCCGCCGAGCGGCCGGTCGAGGACCTGGCCGGCACCGGCGTCGGACTCCCCGGACCGGTCGAGCACAGCACCGGGCGGCCGAACCACCCGCCGATCATGCCGGGCTGGGATTCGTACGACGTGGTCGGCCGGCTGAGCCGGGAGTTGCCGGGGACGGTGCTGGTCGACAACGACGTGAACATCATGGCGCTCGGCGAACACGCGACGGCGTACCCGGACGTCGAGCACCTGCTGTTCGTGAAGGTTGCCACGGGCATCGGAGCGGGCGTGATCAGCGGCGGCCGCCTGCATCGCGGAGCGCGTGGAGCGGCCGGCGATATCGGCCACATCCAGGCGCCGGGTCACACCGAGTTGTGCCGCTGCGGCAACACCGGTTGCCTGGAAGCGGTCGCGTCGGCCGCGGCGCTGGCGTCGCGGCTGGGTGTCCGGACCAGCGGGGACATCGTGGAGCTCGTGCGTTCGGGCAACGCCGAGGCGATCGCCGCGATCCGGCAGGCCGGACGTGAGATCGGCACCGTCCTCGCGGCTGCGGTCAGTCTGCTGAACCCGTCGGTGATCGTGGTCGGCGGATCGCTCTCCCAGGCCGGAGACAGCCTGCTGGCCGGGCTGCGCGAGACGATCTACGCCCGATCGTTGCCCCTGGCCACCACCGACCTGCGCGTCGTGCCCTCCCGCACCGGCCGCGACGCCGCCCTGCTCGGCGCCGCCACGCTGGTCCTCAACCACACCCTCAGCTCAGGCTGA